In the genome of Maribacter forsetii DSM 18668, the window TTACTGGTTTTGGCGGATTAATTGGTGTGCTACTAGGTGTCCTGATTGTATGGTCTCAACTTGCGTTTAGTTGGTTGAAAATTACCCCGTCGCTGGCTTACCCTGTAAAGTTTGAATTCATCAACATTGTCATAGTGCTGGCAACCATTTTAGTATTGGGCGTAATTGCTTCTAAAATTGCAAGTAGCCGTATCAATAAAAAGCTGGTAGACCTTTAAGCGTTGGTAAATTGGTGGTCACCAAACTTTTGCAACACCTCATCAAAAGCAGCAAATACAGATGCAGAGTCATCACTAGTAACCATTTTCATACGATACTCCTTAAAGTTGGGGATACCCTTGAAATAGTTGGTATAGTGCCTTCTGGTTTCAAATACCCCTAATATTTCGCCCTTCCAGTCTATTGACATCTGCAAGTGACGTCGAGCAGCTTCTACACGCTCTGCCATAGTAGGTGGCGCTAAGTGTGTTCCTGTTTCAAAAAAGTGCTTTATTTCCCTAAATATCCAAGGATAACCAATACTTGCACGACCGATCATAGCGCCATCCAATCCGTATTCATCACGCATTTTCATAGCTGTTTCCGGGGAATTTACATCACCGTTACCAAATACGGGTATATGCATTCTTGGGTTGTTCTTGACATCCCTAATTGGGTTCCAATCTGCACTACCCTTGTACATTTGTGCACGGGTTCTACCATGAATAGCAATTGCGGCACAGCCTACATCTTGTAAGCGCTCTGCAACCTCAACAATTTTTATAGAGCTATCATCCCAACCCAGTCTAGTTTTTACCG includes:
- the dusB gene encoding tRNA dihydrouridine synthase DusB, which codes for MPKIGDIQLPDFPLLLAPMEDVSDPPFRALCKEQGADVVYTEFISSEGLIRDAAKSVMKLDIYEKERPVGIQIFGANLDSMLQSVEIVEKSKPDIIDINFGCPVKKVVSRGAGAGILKDIDLMVSLTKAMVEHSNLPITVKTRLGWDDSSIKIVEVAERLQDVGCAAIAIHGRTRAQMYKGSADWNPIRDVKNNPRMHIPVFGNGDVNSPETAMKMRDEYGLDGAMIGRASIGYPWIFREIKHFFETGTHLAPPTMAERVEAARRHLQMSIDWKGEILGVFETRRHYTNYFKGIPNFKEYRMKMVTSDDSASVFAAFDEVLQKFGDHQFTNA